One part of the Amaranthus tricolor cultivar Red isolate AtriRed21 chromosome 16, ASM2621246v1, whole genome shotgun sequence genome encodes these proteins:
- the LOC130802367 gene encoding serine/arginine-rich splicing factor SR45, with amino-acid sequence MAKPSRAKGGSPSGSSSSRSRSRSYSGSDSRSASSRSRSGSRSRSFSSSSSRSRSVSSRSASPPQRKSPAEPSKRGRSPPTQAKKASPPRKALTIAESKVLYINKLTRNVNEGHLREIFSNYGEVVNVELAMDRMVNLPKGYAYVEFKTRADAEKAQLYMDGAQIDGTIVVAQLTLPPSDKVSPAKAAAPAKKDVPKGDGVDIGKDVPKRAREASPRPRRSPVPRRGVSPRRMDPLPRRRGESPIRRESPFRRGESPKRRRPLSPRGRSPSPFRRPRSPVRGSPRRMRGSPVRRRSPLPQRRRSPPPRRARSPPRRSPVGRRRSRSPVRRIARSRSRSASPRRRPPVRRGRSSSGSLSPSPRRGPRRISKSPRRPLKGRSRSRSSSRSRSSSGSPRKP; translated from the exons ATGGCGAAGCCAAGCCGTGCTAAAGGGGGATCTCCATCTGGTTCTTCATCCTCAAGGTCTCGTTCACGATCTTACTCTGGTTCCGATTCTCGCAGTGCTTCTTCTCGTTCTCGCTCTGGTTCTCGTTCTCGCTCCTTTTCGTCTTCTTCGTCTCGTTCTCGCAGTGTTAGCTCTCGCAGCGCCAGCCCTCCTCAGCGTAAAAG TCCTGCTGAGCCATCAAAGCGAGGCCGTTCTCCACCAACACAGGCTAAAAAGGCTTCTCCGCCTAG AAAAGCTTTAACTATTGCTGAGTCCAAGGTCCTCTACATCAACAAGCTCACAAGGAATGTGAATGAGGGTCATCTTAGAGAAATTTTTA GCAACTATGGTGAAGTTGTGAATGTAGAGCTGGCTATGGATCGGATG GTCAATCTTCCTAAAGGATATGCATATGTGGAGTTCAAGACAAGAGCTGATGCTGAAAAGGCCCAATTGTACATGGATGGA GCTCAAATTGATGGGACTATTGTTGTGGCTCAATTAACCTTACCACCGAGTGATAAGGTATCACCTGCCAAAGCTGCTGCACCCGCCAAAAAAGATGTTCCTAAAGGTGATGGAGTGGATATTGGGAAGGATGTACCAAAACGAGCAAGAGAAG CTTCTCCACGTCCAAGGAGATCCCCTGTTCCTCGTAGAGGTGTGTCACCTAGAAGAATGGATCCTCTACCTCGTAGACGTGGAGAATCTCCTATCCGTAGAGAATCTCCTTTCCGCCGAGGAGAATCACCAAAACGAAGGCGACCTTTGTCTCCGAGAGGCCGATCTCCATCTCCATTTAGGCGGCCAAGATCACCTGTGAG GGGATCCCCTCGGAGGATGCGAGGAAGTCCGGTTCGTAGACGATCTCCCTTACCCCAACGACGACG TTCCCCACCTCCTAGACGAGCGCGGAGCCCTCCTAGAAGGTCTCCTGTAGGCCGTAGACGTAGTCGCTCTCCCGTTCGAAGGATTGCTCGATCACGCTCAAGATCAGCCTCACCTCGCAG AAGACCACCCGTTAGAAGAGGTAGATCGTCTTCGGGTTCTCTATCTCCGAGTCCAAGAAGG GGTCCACGCAGGATTTCAAAGAGTCCAAGAAG GCCATTGAAAGGGAGGAGCAGGAGCAGGAGCAGTAGCAGAAGCCGAAGCAGCAGTGGATCCCCTCGTAAACCATAA